A segment of the Eubalaena glacialis isolate mEubGla1 chromosome 14, mEubGla1.1.hap2.+ XY, whole genome shotgun sequence genome:
tctgttgtatttcattttaaaatagactgGTTGCCACCCACTTCGTTGATTTCACGACTCGCTTCTGGGTCAGTGATAGCAACCTGAAAAACGATGATTTTGGTCATAACTGTTCTGATTTCTGAGGTCTTTGTCATTTGTACTTTGAGTACTTGGACAGTTGGTGTGAAATCATTGAGCAGGGTTGGCTCAGCTGTTGCCCCAGGTTCTGCCAGGTGCTGGCAGGACGGTCCCCTCAGAGAAGAGTACCTCGCTTCCCTCAAACCAGACGCTCACtctgccccctccttttttttaaggtaacatCTGTCGATCACCCATCGCAGAAGCAGTTTTCAGGAAACTTGTAACTGACCAAAACATTTCAGATACTGTAAGTACTGTTCACTACCTTAAAGAGGCCAACCTGAATGGCTTTGGGGCagaaaattgtgaaaaaaattctttttttctcctgcagTGGAGGATAGACAGTGCAGCAACGTCCACGTATGAACTAGGAAACCCTCCTGATTATCGGGGGCAGGCTTGCATGAAGAAGCATGGTATCCCCATGAGTCACGTTGCCCGGCAGGTACCGTACTTGACCTTGAAGGTGCACTTGTGTGTTTTGTGTTGCAGTGGGTCATTGACAGTGGCGCTGTTTCTGACTGGAACGTGGGCCGGTCGCCAGATCCAAGAGCTGTGAGCTGCCTAAGAGATCATGGCATTAACACAGCCCATAAAGCAAGACAGGTAGAAGAGACCTTGTTTAATTTCTAATACGTTGATCCCGTAACCTGAGAGGTTGTGAGAGGCTTAACCAGACTTATGTACAATGAGTGTGTTTATTTGAGTGTGTTTATTTAGGGTCGGCCTAACCAGCCACAATACACCCATTCTGGTTCCACAGTTCTGAAAGGTTTGCATGGTCTTGGAATTGACTTATTAAAATGCATGGTCGAGAGAGCCCTGGCTAAGAGCTGGAAGACCTGAGCTgtcatctccttttttttctatCTGTGAGGTCTTTAAACATTTAAGCCATAGTGACTTAGTCTGCTTCCATTACTAGGTTGTTgctagaataaatttctgttataaaTACAGAAACATATTGCCAACTGTGAAGTGCCTTAGAAATACAGGGTAATGCTGATATTATTATGGATGCATATCCTGTGCACCAGCAGTAGTACTTCTGGGTTTTGGTTCTAGAATGTGGCCCAGCAGAACGTCCTGTGAGGAGGATGGTATGCCTTATCTGCTCTCCAGGGTGGAAGCCACCAGCTGCATGTGGCTCTTGCACTTTTGAGATATGGCCAGTGTGATGGAGGCTGAATTTTAAATTGTAACTCATTTAAACAGCCACTTGGTCTGGTGGGCACGTTATTGGGCTACAGGGTTCTAGACTCCCGTGGAACCGCGGGAGGTGGGGTGCTGAGGTTTTCATGGCAGCATTCGTGGCGAGACGTCGGGGTCCGTAGGCGGCCCGTCCAGTCCCTCCCAGTCTAGGAGCTGCTGTGGGTGCTGGTGCTGGCACCTTCTATAACCCCAGGGACCAGCTGCCACAGAAACACGCTTCATTTCTGACTCGCGTGTTGTCCTAAAGGGACTGCTATTTTTATCAATATGATTATTTTGTGGAGATtcaattggattttttaaaaacctcgcTAAAATCTGCTAACTTCCTTTTGTATCCATCCTAACAAAACGTAGGCTCTATAGGCCAAGAAAGGTCATGGCTTGGTGTCAGATGAGCTTTTGAGGCCTTTAAAGTGAGAagccaaatattttgaaaatcagtTGTCAAATATATTGCATGTTTGTAAGTATGGATGGCAGTGTGAGAACTATAATTTAGTATTAGTGCTTGGATCAGAACTTTTTGTAAGACTGGATAAAGATTCCTTAGTCATTGTTATACTAAATTTTGTCTCTATTTAAAACTTTGCAGATTGCTTTGCCATATAACATCGTATTTTAAATTTTGGCAGTTCTCAATTTTTATCAATTACGGAGAGGAGTGGTTGGTAAACACATTTTGCAGATCAAGAAACAGTTCTGGAGGGAAAATAAATGACTTATTGAAGGTTACGCAGCTGCAAAGTGGTAGAACTTGGATTTAATTACAGGTTTATTTGTTGAGGTGTGAGCCAGaaaattcacaaaacaaaatTACTATAGAAACActtttaatatgttaataatgTCTCAGAAATTAGTAATACACACATTATTTTTGACTTAGATAACTGAGATCTGTGAACTAGTTTCTGGCTACATCAGTTCACTCTGCATGTTAACAATTTACTAtttaaattaactattttaaGGACCCTTTCTTAAGTGGAATTTTCATTGgagattaaacattttttatatcaTTTGTCCATTCTAATCTCTTCAGGGTTTTGCATACCTTGCCaatttctactttctgttttttaaataatgtagatTTATTTTGAGTAGACCTTCAGAATTATGAGCAATCATACTtccatgttttctatttttaagatcAGATTATTTTTCATACACTAAGTTTATAATAAAAGTGGgtacaaatgaaatattttaaatacacatgccttaaaaaaacaaagctaGAAAGTTACTGCTTATGAAATTATTACTAGTTTTAGAAGTAGTATTTCCAcgatctattttctttttctttttcctgttgcttttaagaaaattttctcaacaatgatttttttaaaaattcgaaAGTCCTAGTAGGATATGTCAGTATCACATcagatctttgttattttttagcATTTTCTAATGTTTACAGATTTCCTCTTTAGTGAGTATCACAATTTGTATGAGAACTATTCTAACATTTCTATTAAACCTGGGTTTTATAGACAAAATACATTTaggttacttttttctttttagcgcGCGTAATCATTTCCCTGGGGTATGTGAACTCTCACATCCGGTTAGTTCTGTGGGGATGTTTACTTTATCATACATTCTTTCCCTTTTCAGTAAACTTTATTTGACACATACACAGATGTCAGGGAGCTCAGTGCATCTTACGGCACGACCAGCTCTACTCCCTCTACTCCAGAGGTCACCACTCAAAATGCCGTCTACCTTTTTAACTTTATGGCAGTGGAATCCTATAGTGTGTATACTTCTGTCAGCATTTTCCTTTGTGAGATTCTCCATATTGTTGCTCACAGCAAAGCTTCAGTCATCTTCATTTGTGGACTCAGTATCATTTTACAGTTAGGCTACAGTTTATCAGTTCCACTCTTGATGAACACtcgggttgtttctagtttggggctgaGTTCCACTGAATATTTTTGTACGTGTGCCGTTCTGTTGGATACACACCCCGCATCACACACTGTGTCAGGGTCGAGCAGCCTCATAAAACAAGTTAGctaatgtttttttcctcttctgttaaaaAACTTTTGTCAAACAATGATGGTATTTCTACTTTAACTGTTCGGAAGGATTCATCTAATccgttgtctttttgttgtttcctGCAGTTGCTGTCATTTTCTTCTGctgtctttagtttttctttggtGTGTAGTTACCAGCAGTTTTATGTGGTCAAATTCACTTCCTGAATTTGTGTCTTGATGGTTTTCATCAGTGCTGGAAGATTCTGGGCTGttatctttgtatatttttcttccccTCATTCTTCTGAGATTCAACCTAAATGTATTTTGAACATAAATTTCTTGTGCTTTTTCTACTTTCTCCATCATTTTCACTCTGTTTTTCAGTCTGAGATTTTTCTACTGACCTGTTTTGTGATGTAGAAATCTTTCTATGTTTTCAAACAGTCCATAGCctctatttattgaatatttagtgTCTGTTACTTTATTTAATTCTTGAAGTGTTATTTGATCTTTTAAATTGATTCCAGCTCTCTGGTGAAATTCTACATCTTGCCCTATATTTTCTTGAACAATTCCgatcacagttattttaaataaagtctaGTAACTAATACCTGGgtaatctgtgagtctgcttttcttttcttttcctctttgttgTATTGCCTGGTACGCTTGCTAGTTTGGATTAAATGCTGAGCATGATGTGTAAACAATGTAGAAGCTTTGGGTGAAGGTCCTTTGCCCCCAGATGGCTCCGCTTTGGTAAGGCAGGGATTGGTTTGGAGCTGGCTGGTTGCTGGACCTGCGTCACGGGGCTCGGGCTGTGCTGGACGGGCCCCTCTCGGGTGAACTTCCAGGAGCCCCACCTGCTGGGGAGGTGTTCGGCACACAGGGCTGCTCCTGTTTGGCAGCTTCTGAAgtagttcttcttccttcctcactGAGTCTGCTGCGTGCGGCCTTCCACTTGTTctcttggcttctttctctgaATAGTTTAGGAACTTGGCAGATGCTCTGAGGAGAAAACGTGTGGGTGCCAGCTTCACCTCCAGCATCTCCAGCCAGTGAGGTTGCCCACTGGCCCTTTGGTGCTTCTGCCTTCCATCAGCGGCCTTCTGCCCAGGCTTCTCGTGACCTGGGAGGCCGGATGGTTCGACCCACGCGATGCTGAGCACCCCTTTCGTCCCCCATCGTGACAATCACGATGTCCTCAGACATTGCTAACAGCCCCTCCTGTGAGAGTCTAAAGCACAGTCCCCAAAGTGGGTTCCAGGGACCCCTAGGCCCGTGAGGTCAAAATGTGTGAGTCAGGGATCCATTCAAAGGGTCAGACTAACCATAACCAGTGAGCTTGGACAGAGTAGGAAAAGTTTGCTCGTATGTTTTCATGTTCTGCATTGCAAATAACCTGTAAGAAACCACTGCTAATGAGCTTTGGTGTTGCATCAGAGAATATCCACAGTTACACAATGGCTGGTAAAATACTGCTTTTAAGCTACGTACTTGTGTGCGGCTGGGTTTGCATATTTCAGCAGATCAAATGGAGAAGCGCACAGGAGAAGCGTCTGCCTTGAGTaagcagacattaaagagatttgcaaaaatgtaaagcagCGCCACTCTCCTCCCCGAGTTTCCGTGTGGAAAGTAGAGCtgcttttcatttataaaaatgttacagTAACAGgtaatgaatttttattatttttaagtgaataatAAGTGTTATAAAAATTTCACTTTTAATAGCTTTGGTGAATATTGGTACAATAGATATAACCCTAAGTAACAAGTTGTTTAGAGGGAAGgcctaaataatttttaagagttaaaAATTTCTGCATCCAGGAAGTTTGAGATCTCTCTTCCGAGCTCTAGCCAGGGCCCAGGGTCAGCAAGTCCTCTTGAGGGCGGGAGCAAGATGCCAGCTGCCCTTTGTGGCCGGTCAGCCCTCTCAGGCAGCCAGGCTTATCTGTAGCAGCAGAGGGCCCGCCAATTTGCATACCTGGTCCTGTGCACGCGGTTGAGATTTTGGCCTTTCTGAGCCTGGGTGTCATGGGAGCACGTTAATGATTGTGCAGAAGTGTTTAGTTTTGATGGGcgttttctactttttttctggCAATAAGGTTGTTTTGCCACAAGCTATTTCATTTATAGCTGCAAGCGGAAATCCTTTACCATGCATTCTTTATAAGATGTTAATTATAGCTGTTCCTCTTCTTCCACAGTCATTTTAACATCTAAACATCATGtagctacatgtagctgtcagttACTAAGTCTTTCTTAGGATCTGCAATTGCAGTcattccaaaattaaaaacaatgtttaatatttaatCCCAGGACATTTCTCAGATAACTAATTTGGGGAAATAACTTGTAATGTTTGTTctaatagatttaaaaataagctaGTACCTTGGGAATGTTAGCAAAATTTGGTCCCAGTACTTTATTAATGTGCTACACTAAAAATTAATGCAAGTGCATACTAAGAgccaaaatttattatttttaacagaatAGTGAGTATATTTATGGTTCTTTCGCAACACTGATTATAGTAGAGTGTCACTACTCTGTTTAACCAGGAATTCAAAATCTTTGTAGTTTCATTGTACCACTATATTTTAGAGGATTTTTTTAGTGATGAAGATGAGTATTGAAAGCATTCTTAGAAATTATTTCCATCCTTGATTACGGCatgtttcccttccttccttccttcctacctgcctaccatttttttaattgaagtatagttaatttacaatgctgtgttagtttcaggtgtacagcagagtgattcagttatatatatatatattctttttctgattcttttcccttataggttattaaaattgAATATAGTTGTTCCTTTCTTATTCTGTCATTATTTATACTAGTAAAAAATCATAAgagttttttgtttatattttagtgaGCTTATGTTTATGAATTATGTCAGAAAACAGTGCAAAGTTTATGTTAGAATTAGTAAAAATACTGAGTGGCACTCTCTTCTGTGTCATGTCCAAGTTATGGATATTTAGTCAGAATAGAGAAGATCCAGAGATTCAGTTACTCATGTGTTTCTTTCTAGTGAGCCTGACCACCCTACTTAAAATGTTGTCTTCCTCTCTGCcctcttctctgctttatttttctgtgagGCATTGTCACTCCTGAGAGCTGCCCACCCTGCGTAGGAGGGAAGCCCCACGAGGACAGCCGTCAGTGCTGCAGTTGATACATGTCACTGGGGCTGAGGATGAGGACTTGTAGAATGAAAACTAGGGCTCAGATACGGAACATTTTAATAAGTTAACTGAATTATACTTTGTTTCTAAGAAGTCGAAGATGAAGTATAAACTTTGCATCCACATATTATACTACTTAATGATTATTCTAGGgaactgtataaaataaaatttatttgcaatACAATTTTAGGAAATCAGGTTAACTGTTTTAACTTTAAAGTACCTTAATTGATTTATAACTTAATTAGTGAGTAGCAGATTCAagtatagccttttttttttttttttttttttagtttctgttttGGATCCTCTAGGCTTGATTGGTCTAGACGTAAACATtatgttttcacttctcattTACTTTTAGGTTACCAAAGAAGACTTTGCCACTTTTGATTATATGCTATGTATGGATGAAAGCAACCTGAGGTAATCGTATTTTTAAAGGGTATTTCTCTTCAACTCAGTTTAGTAATAGGCTAAGCAGTTTGTTGTCCAAAATGACTTTTCTAGTACCTTAAACTTTTAATATATAGTGATGGTCACAACATGTAGAAGTACTTATTTAGAATAGTAAGAAATCCAGAGAATAATTTAGAATTGAAGTCTCATACATCTGTTTATACTGAGACACACCCTTTGATAAGGAAAAGTCTGATATATAAGGTGATGCTTTGTTTTGCAGGAGAATGAGTTTGTTATTGCTATAAAGATTCACGGCCAGCATGGTGTTTTATTGTGTTTCTCATCTTATGCCCCCTTACAGCTGCCCCACACCAACCCCcaaaaaaagactaacaaaaaaGAAGACTTTTTAGTTCATTTAAATTGTTGATTGccttaatcaatttaaaaaacaaaaactgtcagATTGACGTATTAGATAAAAATGGATAAGCATGGTGCGTATCATGTGCTGTGCACGCCAAAGCGCGTCCTCTGAAGGTTTGCACTGTTGCTCCGTCTTATCAAAGAGGAAttcgaggcacagagaggttacattacttgcccaagttcacagatTCAGCGGTGGGTGTGTTGGAATTTTAGCCTAGGCTCTGTGAGGCATGAGTCACACTCACCACCGTTCCCTGTCGCCTCACACGTGCGTTTGACCTCAGGGGACATGGATCTGGGCAACAAGGAACTTGGTGTGGCATTTCTTCAGCCAGGCATTGGTAACCAATGATGAGAGCATTTTCCTGGGCCTCTCCTCGTGAAGTCTGAGGTGGGCTTACATGTATTACGGGCGTCATGTATTAAAATTAAACCTAACAAACAGTATGATACAATGTGACCATGCAAGGATAAATGAATAcgatatattttacaaatacagAGGCAGACTCGGGCTAAGTGACCAAAGGGAACATATGAGCAGACCGTGCGCCAGTTGCAAGACGGGCACCGtgctgcctggcacacaataggtcTTGCCGAGTGAGATGCCTCAGCAGTCCGCCTGCAGGGCCCTTGGTGTCTGCCCTCACCGAGAGGACAGAGCTGAGCCCTCGGTGTGAGCACAGAACCACACTGCCTTGCTTCACTGCTAACCCGTAAAGGTTGCACGTGTTTGATTAACAGAAACTCTTTCCTTTAGTCACTGTTGTAGGGTGGACAGGTACAGATGCAACAGGCTTACCTAGGTTTTCATTAATCACGAACTGCGTTAAAATACatagattttctgtttttgtttttcacttgtgagttttgttttgtcCTCATTTTTCTCACCTACAGAATAGCTCATCAGTAGCATCAACAGTGTCTTGTTAGAGAACTCTGTGTGGCACCCTGTCTATTAATGAAATGTCCAGACGTGGTTGGCACTTGGTGGTGCAGCCCGAGCCACCCCTGCTCCCACCTGCCCTTCACGTTTCAGCCTCAGTGGCTTCCTGGGGAGGGTCTGTGCTCCGAGGCGTCGCGGGTTTCCCGTTAGACTCTGTTGTCCCCCATAGAGATTTGGTAACCTAATGCAGGAACAGTCCACACGAAGCTCAGTGAGAAAGCGGAGGTGGGAGCGGAGCCCCCCTAGGCAGTGGAGTGGGTGCAAGGACCACCGTCAGGACACCTTAGCGTGGAACCTCCCGCCCTCTGGGACTTGGTTCTCAAGGCTTTTTGCGTTCCATTCTGTCACCTTCTCAGGAGAATGCTAATTACTGTCTGACTCAAAGCTGTACGTTTAGTGTAAATCCCCTGCTGTTGCGAGCTCCCTTGCCTGAGACAGAGCCCCATGACCGCAGCCCCACGGAGGGCTGTACAGAGCTGCCGagtgtttgatttcctctttaaatcAGGTCACTTTTGCTGGATTTTGATATGGATGCTTCATCAAAGCCTAGCAGATGTCCCAGTTTACCTTGAAACCATAGATCTGAAAACGAAGTTCATGTTTCAACTTTACAGAGATTTGAATAGGAAAAGTAATCAAGTTAGAAACTGCAGAGCGAAAATCGAACTGCTTGGGAGCTACGACCCACAGAAACAGTTCATCATTGAAGACCCTTATTATGTAAGTACGGCTCTCACTTCCATCCTGCGGTTCAGGGCAGGGGTAACGCAAGGATCAGCCCGTCTGTGGGCCCTAACGTCCGGAGTCGGAGGCAGCCTCCCGAAGGGCCTCTTCCTTACGCAGGCtttgttcctcttccttttccctgtcTTTTCAGGGTAATGACGCTGACTTTGAGACCGTCTACCAGCAGTGTGTGCGGTGCTGCAGAGCCTTCCTGGAGAAGGTTCGCTGACCCGGGTCCAGTCCTGCTGCGGCCCAGGCTCGTTCCCCCAGGCCCGCATTCTCAGGTGTCACAGTGTCACCAT
Coding sequences within it:
- the ACP1 gene encoding low molecular weight phosphotyrosine protein phosphatase isoform X2 is translated as MAEQVTKSVLFVCLGNICRSPIAEAVFRKLVTDQNISDTWRIDSAATSTYELGNPPDYRGQACMKKHGIPMSHVARQVPYLTLKVHLCVLCCSGSLTVALFLTGTWAGRQIQEL
- the ACP1 gene encoding low molecular weight phosphotyrosine protein phosphatase isoform X3 — protein: MAEQVTKSVLFVCLGNICRSPIAEAVFRKLVTDQNISDTWRIDSAATSTYELGNPPDYRGQACMKKHGIPMSHVARQVTKEDFATFDYMLCMDESNLRDLNRKSNQVRNCRAKIELLGSYDPQKQFIIEDPYYGNDADFETVYQQCVRCCRAFLEKVR
- the ACP1 gene encoding low molecular weight phosphotyrosine protein phosphatase isoform X1: MAEQVTKSVLFVCLGNICRSPIAEAVFRKLVTDQNISDTWVIDSGAVSDWNVGRSPDPRAVSCLRDHGINTAHKARQVTKEDFATFDYMLCMDESNLRDLNRKSNQVRNCRAKIELLGSYDPQKQFIIEDPYYGNDADFETVYQQCVRCCRAFLEKVR